The nucleotide sequence CAGATTACTACGGGAAGGGGAGCGACACGCCGAGGGACGATCACTCCCGCTACGAGATCGACGACATACGGTGGGAGGGCCAGCTGAGGATGGGACTGGGCCATGGCGTGGAGATCGGGGCGAGCCTGGGCCTCATGTCCGCGCTCACCGGCCCCAGCACCTACGGCGGCTATCCCTCCGTGGAGACGACCTTCGGCGCGGCGAGCCTGCCGGGCTACGACCGCTGGCTCACCCACCTCAAGTTCGGCCTGGGCGTCGGACACTCCACTCTGGATGACAGGCGCAGGCCCCGGCGGGGAGGCCTCCAGAAGCTGGCGCTGGCCTGGAACCAGTGCCTGAACAGCAGGCAGTTGAGCTACGGGGCGCTCACGTTCGACGCCGAGCATTACTTCCCCATGTGGAAGCTCGGACACGTCTTCGTGGCCCGCTACAACATGGTCCTCGAGCAGGCCTTCGGCGGCGACCAGGTGCCGTTCTACAGGCTCGCGGTCCTTGACTACAGGTCCCCGCTGCGCGGATTCAAGCGGGGCCGCTTCCGCGACACCTCGAGCATGCTCTTCAACTTCGAGTATCTCTTCCCGGTCTCGAGGATGGTGGAGGGGATCGTGTTCGCGGACACGGGCAGGGTCTTCGACGGGCTCTCCGACTTCTCGTTCGACAGCTGGAAGTACTCCGCGGGGGGCGGCATGAACCTCAAGCTCTTCCGCATCACGCTTCTTAAGTTCAGGGCCGCGTACGGCGGCGAGGGGGTCAACCTGATGCTCGGGATGACGATGTCCATATGAGAGCGCACTTCACAGCGGCTGTCTCCGCTGCGGCCCTCCTTCTGTGCGCATGCGTGCCCAGGGGGCCGCTGCTCTATCCTCCCTATCGATGGGTGGCCGATGAGGACCGCGCGCCGATAGAGATGCCGGCAAAAAGCGAGAGGGCGATCGAGCTCTCCACCATAGACAGCGTGACGCTGAGGGAGACCGAGGAGCTGATGGCGGTCACGGGGGGCATCCAGTCGACGATGCAGTCGGCGGTAGGCGGCAGGGTCGAGGCGCTCAACGTCAACAACTTCGACGAGGTGGCCGACTCCAGCTGGTTCACAAACCGCCTCGGCCGCCGTGATCTTCCGCCCGCGCAGATCGCGGCCCTCATGCCCGGCTTCGACATGGCCGGCTCGGGCAGGATCGAGGTGCTGGCCGCCAAGACCCAGGGGAGCACGCCGCGGATGTTCGTCAGGGACTCATCCGGCCGGCGCTTCATCATCAAGTTCGAGCCGTCCTCAAACGGCGGAATGGGCCTGGGCGCGGAGCTGATAAGCAGCCTCGTGCTGCGCGCGGCCGGCTACAACGTCCCCGAGGACCGGATCGTGGAGATCGACCCGTCCCGTTTCGCACTGGCCGATGGCGCGACGACCAGGGACGCGCAGGGCAAGCTGAGGCCTTTGACCGGGGTGGAGTTCGAAGCGCTCAAGGAGAGAATAGCAGGGGGGAACAGGAGAAACGTTCGAGCCGTGTCCAGCGCCTTCTTCGAAGGCGAGTACATAGGGCCCTTCACCTACAGCGGCACGAGGTTCAAGGACTCAAACGACAGGATACCGCACCAGCACCGCAGGGAGCTGCGC is from Pseudomonadota bacterium and encodes:
- a CDS encoding BamA/TamA family outer membrane protein → MRRFFLAAVIACLCLHPCALCAQADGGADPEVEIRPPGSYYAKRAALFPLELPAYAFKVALFPISEGMALMERKRVFERTAEFLSNKEHTMWVYPIINWGAGDNFGGGAGFKHRDLFGEQYVLGASYTINISLTQHAEASLARDEVFSLWDRPVSFWTGIEWDRVTNADYYGKGSDTPRDDHSRYEIDDIRWEGQLRMGLGHGVEIGASLGLMSALTGPSTYGGYPSVETTFGAASLPGYDRWLTHLKFGLGVGHSTLDDRRRPRRGGLQKLALAWNQCLNSRQLSYGALTFDAEHYFPMWKLGHVFVARYNMVLEQAFGGDQVPFYRLAVLDYRSPLRGFKRGRFRDTSSMLFNFEYLFPVSRMVEGIVFADTGRVFDGLSDFSFDSWKYSAGGGMNLKLFRITLLKFRAAYGGEGVNLMLGMTMSI